In Pyrenophora tritici-repentis strain M4 chromosome 6, whole genome shotgun sequence, the DNA window GGGATGATCCAAGACAGCGGTCCGCAGGTGGAGCTGAAGCAAAAATTGTATGCCCAAGTGACAGCGATGAAGCCCCATGAGGCGCCCGCATTTCCAGTCGTGCCAGGGGGGTAGAGAGCCAACATGATGGTGGCGATGATAAAGGTAACGCAGTTGCCAAGGTTTCCCATGATCAAAGGCCAGCGACGCCCGAATCGATCAATAAAGGCAATGCAAAGCGCCTGTCCGCAAAGTGCAAGAACTGAAGAAATGGCCTGGTACTTGAGTGCGTCTGTGCTGCTGATACCCATCTGGTTGTAGATGGTAACGGAATAGTACTGGATAGCTGAAACACCAGTCATCTGGACTGAAGCCTGGAGAGCGCATGCAAGGAAAAGACGGCGGAAGCATGACTTGTCCCGGAAAAGCTCCATGTAAGACTGAGCAGCATTTTCGCGCTCATAGGTCAGCGATTCCTGGATCTGCGAAAACTCGGCTTGGACCCAGGCATCGGTCTCATCGCCGTTGGAGTGCAGTTGAGCCAGATTATGGAGACCCTGCTCAACTTTGCCCTTGCTGATAAGCCATCTAGGCGATTCAGGGAAGACCATGATGAGCGCCCCCAAGAAGACAGCGGGAATGACCTGGATACCAAGCGAGGTTTGCCATTGGCCGTTGTTGTCATTTGCGAAACCGATGTCGACACCATAACTGATCCAGGCGGCTGCAAGGGCACCGATTCCCAACATGAACTGCACGAGAGCGGTGACTCGTCCACGAATGCTGGGGTGAACCATTTCAGATTGATACATTGGCACAATCATGACCAGGGAACCGATACCGACACCGGCCAGAATGCGGCCGGCATACAAGTAACCGAGATTTTGAGCGCCAGTCTGCAGCGCGCCACCGAGACAAAACACCTACATTGTACTATCGTCAGGAAAAAAACGCTTAAATAAAGCGACAGAATTCTTACAATAGATCCAATCATGATGGTCAATCGTCGACCGAGGTAGTCACCGGTGGGACCAGCAAAGGCAGCTCCAAAGAAGGCGCCGCCCGTAAACACCGACACGACTGCTCCAGTTTCATTTGAATTAGGATAGTTGAACTCTTTGTTGAAAGCTTTTGAAGAAATGACCTGGGCAATGACACCGAGATCGTATCCGTACAACAAGGAACCAAGGGATGCAAAAAGACCCACGAGGAACTGATACACTTTGGGAGGGAGCGCCATGGCGACTGCAGATGGGATTGACAATTTCTGCAGGAAAAGGAAAATGCGATGCGTAACGAACCCCCCCTGCGAGCAATCTAGGGTTTTATACTCGGTCTTCTGACATATTTGCTTCCCTGTACATTTCACATGGCATTATGGTCTGGGGGAACGCATTCAACGACGCTACTCCAGGATCCCCACAAAGAGCGGGGGGTCTGACTCGACTCCGCGTTTATTACCTCCGCAATCCGCCTTGTCACCCCTGTCGCACCAATTGCTGATGCCAGCTCCAACGCTGCGGTACTTGCTCGGTTCATAGCAAGCCGACTTGAATTTTGGTGTCCAACGCCATCTAGCTAGTGCCAGCCTATTGACGGCTGAAGTACTTCAGCCGCCGTTCTGCGACTGGTTCAACGACGCTTGGCCGCGCATGGGTGGGGACGGATAGTTTCCTGAAAAGGGTGGTAGTGCGTGAGACATCCGAGGTGGGTTGGCTTAGTGTACGGTGCTGGAATTCCACGAATGGGAGCGAGGATGCGGGTCGGAAATCCCACCTCTATTGGTGTTGGAGCGGCACCAAGTCGGACCACATGGTAAACGGCATGAAGCTCTCCACGACAACGTGGGGTATGTCGTGTCTCTATTATTTCGATGTTTGAAGTCTTTGCGCTCTTTCTCTTCACATCAACCGGAATATCAAAATACCATCCATACGATCGACCATGGCGACCTTTACTAAGATCGAGGAGAGCGAAACGCCTTCCATCACCATTCACCCCGCACATCAGATCGCTAAGATCAATGACAACGTATACGGTGGCTTTACCGAGTAGGTTCCATCTTAGGGTTTCTGGGCTGATTTTGTGCGAGGCGTGCATGCCTTATCCTCGGCTAACCAACCATGTGCCAGGCACATGGGCCGCTGCATCTACGGCGGCATTTACGATCCCGGCAACTCATTGTCAGACGATAGAGGCTTCCGAAAGGACGTCATTGAGGCTTTCAAGGAGCTCAATGTACCTGTAGTGCGCTACCCTGGCGGCAACTTTGTGGCAACGTACCATTGGCTTGACGGTGTTGGGCCCAAAGAGAACAGGCCAAAGAGGTAAGTCTCCCACCATCCATTCATACGCAATGCGAGATTTCCATATATCGATTTTGTTACATTTTGGATCATCTACCTGCATGCAAAAACTCCCGATCTGGTCTTTCCATGCTGCGGGAGATTGCCACAGGGGAATGCGTAGACTAAGCATGAGACTAGGCCTGAGCTTGCATGGATCGGCATCGAGCCCAACACTTTTGGTACAGACGAGTTCATGCAGTGGTGTGAGGAAGTTGGAACAGAGCCTTACCTTTGTCTCAACTTTGGTACTGGTACACTGGATGAAGGTATGATCGAGCTCACATCCCATTCAGTGTGTGATTCTAATCTCTTCTAGCGCTTGGATGGCTCGAGTATTGCAACTCAGACCGCGACACCTACTACGCCAACCTCCGACGCAAGAATGGCCGTGAGAAGCCATACAATGTAGGTAGTTCAGATTTGCATGAACATGACTTGATACTAACGTCCGAGCCAGGTCAAATACTGGGCCCTCGGCAACGAGTGCTACGGCCCCTGGCAGGTTGAGCAAATGACCAAAGAAGACTACGCAAAAAAAGCGTATCAATGGGCCAAAGCCCTCAAACTCCTGGACcccaccatcaccaccatccTGTGTGGAGAAACCGGTTACTCATCCTGGGACTACTACGTCCTCAACCAATGCGTAAAATGGGACGTCCACGGCCTCAGCGGCGACAACACAAAGAGCCTTATCGACATGCACTCGATCCACATCTACACAGCCGACAAGGAGCACCTCGCCAACGCCACGGCCCCACGCGCCGCCGAACGCGCCATCCAAATGGCATCCAGCCTGATTGACCTCGCCCGCATCGAAAACAAAGTCCCCGAAACCGTGCCTAAGCAGCTCATCTGCTTCGACGAGTGGAACGTCTGGGACCCCGTGCGTGCGCCAGGAGAAGACGGCGCAGAGGAAAAATACACCCTCTCAGACGCCCTCGCCGTCTCCATCTTCCTCAACGGCTTCATCCGCCAGGCCAAGGACGTGGGCATGGCCACGGTCGCGCAGAGCGTAAATGTCATTTCGCCCCTCATGACGACCAAGACGGGCCTCGTCAAACAGACGTCTTGGTGgccgctgctgctgtttTCAAAGTATATGCGTGGTCATACGCTTGCGCTAAACGTGCGGGCGCCGGAATACACGGGTCGCACCAAGCCGAGCTGGATCCGGGGCACGATTGAGACGCCGTTCTTGGACTGTAGTGCTGCGCTTAGTGACGATGGATGGATTAATCTGGCTGTTACGAATGTGCATGAGTCCAAGGGGTTTGAGGTTGAGATTGCGGGGCTCAAGGCGGATAAGGTCGAGGTGCATACCGTGACGGGGGAGAATGTGGATGTGGTGAATACGGATGGGGTGCAGAATGTGGGTATCAAGGAGAGTAGCTGGGATGGAAAGGGTAAGTTTATGTTTGGGAAACATTCGTTTACGCTGTTGAGGTGGAAGGCTTGAGTGTGGGGCTTGTGTCGTCTAGATATACAGGGGTAAATGAGTAAATGGGAAACATGCCAACTCCATTGTTATTTCGTCTAAGGTGAGTGAATAGCTCGGTAGAGCTCTCGTCAAAATCATGTAATTGATAGAAAAGATTTACTCATGATGGAAAGCTGTTACATAGAAGCGAAACAAGGAAAGACCTAGGGGCTATCATGACtagtagactccgcaacaatcaattcaatccggtcactctcctagacccacttacctatctaggtagggcttaaactcctataggtaactactaggcttaaagcggtaatcaatcaatccaatctgaaccttctaggacccacttaattgattgttgcggactgtgagAACTGTAAGTCCATGCTAGATACGTTCTAGCGCCGCCCCTCCTGGATTGGCTTCACATTACCCCTCTCCACATATACAATGCTCTTTCCTCAATCTCGAATTTACTTCCTTACTACAATTTCGTTAGCTGAATTGCAGCACTCCTCTTCGCACTTACATGCATTCAAGAAGAATCTCATTGCACAATGCCTTTTGATGAAGAAAAGATCAGAGCCGACGCGGCGTGTGTGCGCGATATTTCGAATAAAATAGATGAGCTCATGAACCCCCGCGAGTTCGCTAAGGCGGCGTCCGAAGTTTACCAGGAGAGCAAGGCAGCACAAATGCTTCGCGAGAGATTCGAAATGTTCTCATACGAATACGCTGTCACTAGGCCAAGTGAAGACGAGTGCCCGCTTGAACAGCAATGTATTGCCGAAAAAGTGATTGGACGGCCGATACATACCGAATTGAATGCAGTTCTTGCAATCCCGAAGACCCTTATGAAGGCGGAAAGCCGAAAAGCTATCAAGGTTATGTGGCGAATGCACGGAGGAGGCGGGGTAAGAGTGCAAGTAACTACTACGCTTATATCAGCTAAACCTTATAGTCTTGTGGAGAAACATTTTTCGATCCATGGTCATACTACTCGAACGTTCAGTATGTGTTAGAAAAGCCTGACATGATCTTGTTGGAATTCTCCTACAGACTCTGGCCCGAAGCTTCCACTAAAGACCGCTTGAACGACATAGCCAGCATGTGGCGATGGACATTCAACTGCTTGCAACACACCCTTCAATTGATCAACGAACACTTCGTTGTCGACTGGGGTTCTTTCTGTCTCTTCGGTGGGAGCTTTGGAGGAGAAATGGCATTGCGTGTTTGGAGCATGGGTGAAAATCACAGTCAGAAACCTCCCGACTTTTCTATGAGGTCGCTTGTTGCTAATGCTCCTACATCGATGGGATATGCCCGCGAGCCTGGATTATACTTGGGAATTACTATTTCTCCGGAGCGTTTGCAAAGAGACAGAGAGGAATTGGATCGGTTGCTGCAGCTCATGCCATACCGAATTCATCGATCTGAAACCGAAAATGGCGAGAGAATGTTTGGGGGGCCATTATCTTCAATGGGGGTCCCGAGGGAATTGCTAGAGAAACCATCGGCATATCAGATGATTGAGAGAATGCCAGCGGTGCAGCACCGCACTGGCAAGATAACGAATTTCTTGTTCAAGCATGGTGATCAAGACAAACACGTCGACTTCAAGGACTCACACGAAACAGTTGAGCTCCTCAAAAACAAGGGTTATACTGCGAAACTCATACTTCAACCAGGAAAGGGACATGCTGAGGACGTGAGTGAACCCCttgaggaagaagagagggCCTTTCTTGATTGCTCTTGAGCATTAGATAGAGCCCACTCGGCAAGTCTGTCTTGACTAAGGATCTGGAAGCAATGAATGCGTAGTGCATATGCATATTAGAATGACATAATATGTCTTCAAACCAATGCACGGCATAAATATTCCCCGCGCATCGTCAAGAGCTGTTTTAGCTGCCCCTCACTCCAACGCCTACTCGTGACTCATACCAATCCATCCTACAACCTC includes these proteins:
- a CDS encoding ProP, Permease major facilitator superfamily, with translation MALPPKVYQFLVGLFASLGSLLYGYDLGVIAQVISSKAFNKEFNYPNSNETGAVVSVFTGGAFFGAAFAGPTGDYLGRRLTIMIGSIVFCLGGALQTGAQNLGYLYAGRILAGVGIGSLVMIVPMYQSEMVHPSIRGRVTALVQFMLGIGALAAAWISYGVDIGFANDNNGQWQTSLGIQVIPAVFLGALIMVFPESPRWLISKGKVEQGLHNLAQLHSNGDETDAWVQAEFSQIQESLTYERENAAQSYMELFRDKSCFRRLFLACALQASVQMTGVSAIQYYSVTIYNQMGISSTDALKYQAISSVLALCGQALCIAFIDRFGRRWPLIMGNLGNCVTFIIATIMLALYPPGTTGNAGASWGFIAVTWAYNFCFSSTCGPLSWIIPAEIFDTKTRSKGVSIATMTSFAFNTMIGQVTKPGMDTAGWRFYLLFVICNLTNAIFFYCFLPETAKRPLEEMNYLFTNAPLFVPGMNKRDWIPDIERRVEEVAAKQGSISHVEETKEY
- a CDS encoding AbfA, Alpha-L-arabinofuranosidase codes for the protein MATFTKIEESETPSITIHPAHQIAKINDNVYGGFTEHMGRCIYGGIYDPGNSLSDDRGFRKDVIEAFKELNVPVVRYPGGNFVATYHWLDGVGPKENRPKRPELAWIGIEPNTFGTDEFMQWCEEVGTEPYLCLNFGTGTLDEALGWLEYCNSDRDTYYANLRRKNGREKPYNVKYWALGNECYGPWQVEQMTKEDYAKKAYQWAKALKLLDPTITTILCGETGYSSWDYYVLNQCVKWDVHGLSGDNTKSLIDMHSIHIYTADKEHLANATAPRAAERAIQMASSLIDLARIENKVPETVPKQLICFDEWNVWDPVRAPGEDGAEEKYTLSDALAVSIFLNGFIRQAKDVGMATVAQSVNVISPLMTTKTGLVKQTSWWPLLLFSKYMRGHTLALNVRAPEYTGRTKPSWIRGTIETPFLDCSAALSDDGWINLAVTNVHESKGFEVEIAGLKADKVEVHTVTGENVDVVNTDGVQNVGIKESSWDGKGKFMFGKHSFTLLRWKA